In the genome of Perca fluviatilis chromosome 4, GENO_Pfluv_1.0, whole genome shotgun sequence, one region contains:
- the cyldb gene encoding ubiquitin carboxyl-terminal hydrolase CYLD isoform X2 — protein sequence MEPKTVLKEKFFIVIRGKTRKGFCRGCIGRVEAELQPGELMGLLYCGGSNAGSPKSGGIVRREDTYPLTRHQAQLLLFVYPASKRLELLCNPQLFSAICKLSQDDLVVVKHKKGHLPGMVKNLMQIGRKENKDDLHMLGFEVEFVDSDHNLSSKKPAPLPLFSAADIVQVVPSYSLPLGLHWKDGQCGGLNRKAVTRINSMPNIGSRARQVSSNDTEQSVIQSQSSSASHVPLEVGSMVEVVSNTGITVYGVVQWLGALEGKTGEWAGIELDYEVNGCSDGTYGSQRYFTCKGNRALFIPVTKCSPDSRFLCSSTGRETSKLTDTPPVPPFEDTEENAPPIPESKALSLLVGRMKGIQGHVNSCYLDATLFSLFGSSVTLENICQKPADTDKPVTCTLRKIVNCLRRQGFVPAASVMNFREQLGCDTFRTEEKDPEEFITVLFQKVLCMEPLLKLRSRQEICHGAYTFQVFLEKEQMGPMPTVQQLLDTSCLSGDLKFEEMPSCLMVQMPRFGNKYKMFSHIIPSTELDITDLLYNSPRECFVCGHLAEYECLHCLPDRKLQPGRIKQYCSTCNTQVHTHPSRQGHSPKTLAVPADTASNTPVPRHTMQLSAVLCIQTSHYVSFVKYGSDPHSWLFFDSMADRCGDDQHGYNIPEVRACPELGDYLSQPEEELAWSKPSQAPELVRRLLCDSYMFLYQNPTMPLSKPNHQE from the exons ATGGAGCCCAAAACTGTACTAAAGGAGAAGTTTTTCATCGTGATACGCGGGAAAACGAGGAAAGGCTTCTGCCGAGGATGTATTGGCCGTGTGGAGGCAGAGTTGCAGCCCGGAGAGCTGATGGGGCTGCTGTACTGCGGTGGCAGCAATGCAGGGAGCCCTAAGAGCGGAGGCATCGTGAGGAGGGAGGACACATACCCTCTGACCCGCCACCAGGCCCAGCTACTGCTCTTCGTTTACCCCGCAAGCAAACGCCTGGAGCTGCTGTGTAACCCCCAGCTGTTCTCGGCTATCTGTAAACTGTCTCAGGATGATCTGGTGGTGGTGAAGCACAAGAAGGGACACCTGCCAGGGATGGTGAAGAACCTGATGCAAATTGGGAGGAAGGAGAACAAAGACGACCTGCACATGCTTGGCTTTGAGGTGGAATTTGTG GACAGTGATCACAATTTGTCATCCAAGAAACCCGCTCCTCTGCCCCTGTTCAGTGCGGCAGACATCGTCCAGGTGGTCCCATCTTACTCCCTTCCCCTCGGACTGCACTGGAAGGATGGCCAATGTGGGG GTCTAAACAGAAAAGCAGTGACGCGCATCAACTCCATGCCGAATATAGGATCTCGTGCACGACAAGTGAGCAGCAACGACACAGAGCAGAGTGTCATTCAGAGCCAAAGTTCAAGCGCATCTCATGTGCCTCTGGAGGTGGGATCCATGGTGGAGGTGGTGTCCAACACAGGGATCACAGTATATGGGGTTGTCCAGTGGTTGGGGGCCCTTGAAGGGAAGACTGGTGAATGGGCTGGGATTGAATTG GACTATGAGGTGAATGGCTGCTCTGATGGGACATATGGAAGCCAGAGGTATTTCACCTGCAAAGGGAACAGGGCTTTGTTCATTCCCGTCACAAAGTGCAGTCCTGATAGCAGGTTCTTGTGCTCCTCTACAGGAAGGGAGACCTCCAAACTCACTGACACACCTCCAG TTCCTCCATTTGAGGACACAGAGGAGAATGCACCACCTATTCCTGAATCAAAGGCATTGTCTTTGTTAGTGGGAAGAATGAAAGGGATTCAGGGTCACGTCAACTCCTGTTACCTTGATGCCACACTCTTCAG TTTGTTCGGCTCATCCGTGACCCTGGAAAATATCTGCCAAAAACCTGCTGACACGGACAAACCCGTAACCTGCACTCTTAGAAAAATAGTCAACTGTTTGCGCAG ACAAGGGTTTGTGCCTGCCGCGAGTGTGATGAATTTCCGTGAACAGCTTGGCTGCGACACCTTCCGAACAGAGGAAAAAG ACCCAGAAGAGTTCATCACAGTCCTCTTTCAGAAAGTGCTTTGCATGGAGCCACTGCTTAAGCTCAG aTCGAGACAAGAAATATGTCACGGTGCCTATACCTTCCAGGTCTTTCTAGAAAAAGAACAGATGGGACCGATGCCCACTGTCCAACAGCTGCTGGACACATCCTGCCTGTCAGGAGACCTCAAGTTTGAAGAG ATGCCGTCCTGTCTAATGGTTCAGATGCCAAGGTTTGGAAACAAGTATAAGATGTTTTCTCACATCATTCCCTCCACTGAGCTGGACATCACAGATCTTCTATACAATT CTCCAAGGGAATGCTTCGTTTGTGGGCATTTGGCAGAGTACGAGTGTCTTCATTGTCTACCAGATCGCAAATTGCAACCAGGGAGAATAAAACAGTACTGCTCTACCTGCAACACACAG GTTCACACACATCCGTCGCGGCAGGGTCACTCCCCCAAAACTCTTGCAGTACCAGCAGATACAGCCTCTAATACTCCTGTGCCCAGGCACACGATGCAGCTGTCTGCTGTGCTCTGCATTCAAACAAGCCACTATGTGTCCTTTGTCAAATACGGCTCTGATCCTCACTCCTGGCTCTTTTTTGACAGCATGGCAGACAGATGCG GTGACGATCAACATGGCTACAACATTCCTGAGGTCCGAGCTTGTCCGGAGCTAGGTGACTACCTGTCCCAGCCGGAGGAGGAGCTGGCTTGGTCTAAGCCTTCCCAGGCTCCTGAACTTGTGCGCAGGTTACTGTGTGACTCCTATATGTTTTTATACCAAAACCCAACCATGCCACTTTCAAAACCCAACCATCAGGAATAG
- the cyldb gene encoding ubiquitin carboxyl-terminal hydrolase CYLD isoform X1: MEPKTVLKEKFFIVIRGKTRKGFCRGCIGRVEAELQPGELMGLLYCGGSNAGSPKSGGIVRREDTYPLTRHQAQLLLFVYPASKRLELLCNPQLFSAICKLSQDDLVVVKHKKGHLPGMVKNLMQIGRKENKDDLHMLGFEVEFVDSDHNLSSKKPAPLPLFSAADIVQVVPSYSLPLGLHWKDGQCGGLNRKAVTRINSMPNIGSRARQVSSNDTEQSVIQSQSSSASHVPLEVGSMVEVVSNTGITVYGVVQWLGALEGKTGEWAGIELDYEVNGCSDGTYGSQRYFTCKGNRALFIPVTKCSPDSRFLCSSTGRETSKLTDTPPGQLAEKGEREGEDMQEIITVPPFEDTEENAPPIPESKALSLLVGRMKGIQGHVNSCYLDATLFSLFGSSVTLENICQKPADTDKPVTCTLRKIVNCLRRQGFVPAASVMNFREQLGCDTFRTEEKDPEEFITVLFQKVLCMEPLLKLRSRQEICHGAYTFQVFLEKEQMGPMPTVQQLLDTSCLSGDLKFEEMPSCLMVQMPRFGNKYKMFSHIIPSTELDITDLLYNSPRECFVCGHLAEYECLHCLPDRKLQPGRIKQYCSTCNTQVHTHPSRQGHSPKTLAVPADTASNTPVPRHTMQLSAVLCIQTSHYVSFVKYGSDPHSWLFFDSMADRCGDDQHGYNIPEVRACPELGDYLSQPEEELAWSKPSQAPELVRRLLCDSYMFLYQNPTMPLSKPNHQE; the protein is encoded by the exons ATGGAGCCCAAAACTGTACTAAAGGAGAAGTTTTTCATCGTGATACGCGGGAAAACGAGGAAAGGCTTCTGCCGAGGATGTATTGGCCGTGTGGAGGCAGAGTTGCAGCCCGGAGAGCTGATGGGGCTGCTGTACTGCGGTGGCAGCAATGCAGGGAGCCCTAAGAGCGGAGGCATCGTGAGGAGGGAGGACACATACCCTCTGACCCGCCACCAGGCCCAGCTACTGCTCTTCGTTTACCCCGCAAGCAAACGCCTGGAGCTGCTGTGTAACCCCCAGCTGTTCTCGGCTATCTGTAAACTGTCTCAGGATGATCTGGTGGTGGTGAAGCACAAGAAGGGACACCTGCCAGGGATGGTGAAGAACCTGATGCAAATTGGGAGGAAGGAGAACAAAGACGACCTGCACATGCTTGGCTTTGAGGTGGAATTTGTG GACAGTGATCACAATTTGTCATCCAAGAAACCCGCTCCTCTGCCCCTGTTCAGTGCGGCAGACATCGTCCAGGTGGTCCCATCTTACTCCCTTCCCCTCGGACTGCACTGGAAGGATGGCCAATGTGGGG GTCTAAACAGAAAAGCAGTGACGCGCATCAACTCCATGCCGAATATAGGATCTCGTGCACGACAAGTGAGCAGCAACGACACAGAGCAGAGTGTCATTCAGAGCCAAAGTTCAAGCGCATCTCATGTGCCTCTGGAGGTGGGATCCATGGTGGAGGTGGTGTCCAACACAGGGATCACAGTATATGGGGTTGTCCAGTGGTTGGGGGCCCTTGAAGGGAAGACTGGTGAATGGGCTGGGATTGAATTG GACTATGAGGTGAATGGCTGCTCTGATGGGACATATGGAAGCCAGAGGTATTTCACCTGCAAAGGGAACAGGGCTTTGTTCATTCCCGTCACAAAGTGCAGTCCTGATAGCAGGTTCTTGTGCTCCTCTACAGGAAGGGAGACCTCCAAACTCACTGACACACCTCCAG gacagctagctgagaaaggggagagagagggggaagacatgcaggaaatcatcacag TTCCTCCATTTGAGGACACAGAGGAGAATGCACCACCTATTCCTGAATCAAAGGCATTGTCTTTGTTAGTGGGAAGAATGAAAGGGATTCAGGGTCACGTCAACTCCTGTTACCTTGATGCCACACTCTTCAG TTTGTTCGGCTCATCCGTGACCCTGGAAAATATCTGCCAAAAACCTGCTGACACGGACAAACCCGTAACCTGCACTCTTAGAAAAATAGTCAACTGTTTGCGCAG ACAAGGGTTTGTGCCTGCCGCGAGTGTGATGAATTTCCGTGAACAGCTTGGCTGCGACACCTTCCGAACAGAGGAAAAAG ACCCAGAAGAGTTCATCACAGTCCTCTTTCAGAAAGTGCTTTGCATGGAGCCACTGCTTAAGCTCAG aTCGAGACAAGAAATATGTCACGGTGCCTATACCTTCCAGGTCTTTCTAGAAAAAGAACAGATGGGACCGATGCCCACTGTCCAACAGCTGCTGGACACATCCTGCCTGTCAGGAGACCTCAAGTTTGAAGAG ATGCCGTCCTGTCTAATGGTTCAGATGCCAAGGTTTGGAAACAAGTATAAGATGTTTTCTCACATCATTCCCTCCACTGAGCTGGACATCACAGATCTTCTATACAATT CTCCAAGGGAATGCTTCGTTTGTGGGCATTTGGCAGAGTACGAGTGTCTTCATTGTCTACCAGATCGCAAATTGCAACCAGGGAGAATAAAACAGTACTGCTCTACCTGCAACACACAG GTTCACACACATCCGTCGCGGCAGGGTCACTCCCCCAAAACTCTTGCAGTACCAGCAGATACAGCCTCTAATACTCCTGTGCCCAGGCACACGATGCAGCTGTCTGCTGTGCTCTGCATTCAAACAAGCCACTATGTGTCCTTTGTCAAATACGGCTCTGATCCTCACTCCTGGCTCTTTTTTGACAGCATGGCAGACAGATGCG GTGACGATCAACATGGCTACAACATTCCTGAGGTCCGAGCTTGTCCGGAGCTAGGTGACTACCTGTCCCAGCCGGAGGAGGAGCTGGCTTGGTCTAAGCCTTCCCAGGCTCCTGAACTTGTGCGCAGGTTACTGTGTGACTCCTATATGTTTTTATACCAAAACCCAACCATGCCACTTTCAAAACCCAACCATCAGGAATAG
- the snai1a gene encoding snail family zinc finger 1a: MPRSFLVKNYFAKQKPNYSELECQNDTSLERYHFAELSSGDNTSTATCFTTGLVWDLSVLPALYLPTSQTEPSATPGPLDLSSPSSLSSGASSCGEEDEGRTSDPPSPEPVHTYAPRQRMKCTGVMPISPPEEEEETEAPVTAARPAFLCKHCPKEYTSLGALKMHIRSHTLPCVCTTCGKAFSRPWLLRGHIRTHTGERPFSCPHCNRAFADRSNLRAHLQTHAEVKKYQCGVCSRTFSRMSLLQKHSSSGCSSSMV, encoded by the exons ATGCCTCGATCTTTCTTGGTCAAAAATTACTTCGCGAAACAAAAGCCAAACTACAGTGAACTGGAATGTCAGAATG ACACTTCACTGGAGAGGTATCATTTTGCTGAGCTCTCATCAGGGGACAACACCTCTACAGCCACCTGCTTCACAACAGGTCTGGTGTGGGACCTAAGTGTCCTGCCCGCCCTGTACCTGCCCACCTCCCAAACAGAGCCCTCTGCCACCCCAGGCCCCCTAGACCTCAGCTCCCCTTCCAGCCTGAGCAGCGGCGCCAGCAGTTGtggagaggaggatgaaggaCGCACCTCAGATCCCCCCAGCCCCGAACCTGTACACACATATGCCCCTCGCCAGCGGATGAAATGCACCGGCGTTATGCCTATCAGTCcccctgaggaggaggaggaaacagaGGCCCCCGTCACAGCAGCAAGGCCAGCCTTTCTCTGCAAACACTGCCCCAAAGAGTACACCAGCCTCGGGGCTCTGAAGATGCACATCCGCTCACACACGCTGCCCTGTGTGTGTACCACCTGTGGAAAGGCTTTCTCCAGGCCGTGGCTGCTGCGCGGCCACatccgcacacacacag GTGAGCGCCCTTTCTCCTGCCCCCACTGCAACCGGGCCTTCGCTGACCGCTCCAACCTGCGGGCTCATCTGCAGACCCATGCTGAGGTGAAGAAGTACCAGTGTGGCGTCTGCTCTCGCACCTTCAGCCGCATGTCGCTGCTGCAGAAACACAGCTCCTCCGGGTGCAGCTCCTCCATGGTGTGA
- the tp53inp2 gene encoding tumor protein p53-inducible nuclear protein 2, which produces MFKTITRLFFGGEVETPDDATSGEVVEEGWLVVSHQEAGSAENQVAELTDTQPPNSALHGDAVANMETDMSVLDQEPTVQSSSTTSRAITGSVSQPKALEEVTQLTCIQKAKAWADPHQMSRNAIQRQNRLRQGVQHNSFHLQQPGHRSISH; this is translated from the exons ATGTTCAAAACAATCACCCGTCTGTTTTTTGGGGGAGAGGTGGAAACCCCTGACGATGCCACGTCTGGAGAAGTGGTGGAAGAAGGGTGGCTTGTTGTCAGTCATCAAG AGGCCGGTTCAGCGGAGAACCAGGTTGCAGAGCTGACTGACACCCAACCACCAAACTCTGCTCTTCATGGAGACGCAGTTGCAAACATGGAAACTGACATGAG TGTGTTAGACCAAgaacccacagttcaaagcagCAGCACCACCAGTCGAGCCATCACAGGCTCTGTTTCTCAGCCTAAAGCTTTGGAAGAAGTGACACAGTTAACCTGCATCCAGAAGGCTAAGGCCTGGGCAGACCCACACCAAATGTCTCGTAACGCCATTCAGCGCCAGAACCGTCTTCGCCAAGGAGTCCAACATAACTCATTCCACCTCCAACAACCAGGACATCGCAGCATAAGCCACTGA